A single region of the Saprospiraceae bacterium genome encodes:
- a CDS encoding DUF4175 family protein, translated as MAQQHNYQLLIEKLDQFIRKYYVNQLIRGTLYSIGLILLLFLVAAFLEYTFYFETGMRKVLFFSFIGVSTLALTYWVFTPLLHYFSLGKIISHEQAAQIIGDHFANVKDKLLNVLQLKQQADQVDQKDLILASINQKSEEIEPVPFKAAINLAQNRKYLRFALPPLMLLFILLFAAPSMIKDSTRRLIKNGQKFERPAPFHFIVEEEDLSVVQYEDFPLTVKIEGEQLPNEVFITVEGIQHRLIKEENDVFSYRFNNVQKDTKFQLYSSGVESDKFTLGVMKKPNILGFEVKLDYPAYTQRKDEDLNSIGDLVVPAGTNIDWVFNAENTDNINLAFSGDGTTSETKRFSDDLFTFKKRALKSESYKLYVSNKALPNADSINYAITVIPDLYPTIGAEKFQDSTDRKLVFFVGEAADDYGLVSLSFNYRISKEDGTEGTLQTISMGQPNNKEIRYDYTFDMNELDLKPGDEVTYYFEVYDNDGVNGNKPARTNLMQFSMPTIDEYEAMAEKNDEAVKKDLKQALEESKKIQDEMKKMREKLLQEKDLDWQSRKELEKLMQRQEDLEKNVEQAKEKFQENLKNQEEFSEKDERIMEKQQQLEELFEQVMNEEMKELMEQIEEMLQQLEKEDALEMMEDMEFSDEEMEKELDRLLELYKQLEMEQEMQETIEKLEELAEEQEKLSEETKETEENKENLSKEEQKEKQEDLKEKQEELNEDFEKLEEKMDKMQEKNEELENKKELGEFDEQMEDIQEQMENSQEQLEQQQNSKASESQKSAAEKMREMAMQMAMQMQSGEMEQMQEDMASLRQLLENLVGLSFDQEDLMESFGTADVSTPRYVELVQDQFKLQDDFKLIEDSLQALSKRVYQIESFVTEKVTEIKGNMRESLEELEERRKGPAGDHQQRAMKNVNDLALMLSEVMNQMQQQMSGMMAGNQMCNKPGGKGGKEGQKPSDQMGQGQEDLKKQMQQMMQQMKEGKGASSKDFAQMAAKQAALRKALQEKAREKEGQGKGDKQLQELIEQMDKVETELVNKKLTNETLSRVEEIQTRLLEHEKAERQREYEEKRKAETAQATERKIPPSLEEYIKKRQAEVEMYKTVSPSLKPYYKYLVEEYFKSLKGATDN; from the coding sequence ATGGCGCAACAGCATAACTATCAACTATTAATTGAAAAACTGGACCAGTTTATCCGCAAATATTATGTCAATCAACTCATTCGAGGAACCTTGTATAGTATTGGGCTGATTCTTTTACTGTTTTTGGTGGCTGCCTTTTTGGAGTACACCTTTTATTTTGAAACAGGTATGCGAAAAGTGCTGTTTTTCTCCTTCATTGGGGTCAGTACTTTGGCCTTAACTTATTGGGTATTTACCCCACTGCTCCACTACTTTAGTCTGGGCAAAATTATTTCTCACGAACAAGCCGCCCAAATTATTGGCGATCATTTCGCTAATGTAAAAGATAAATTGCTTAATGTTCTACAATTAAAGCAACAAGCTGATCAGGTAGACCAAAAAGACTTGATACTGGCCAGTATCAACCAGAAATCCGAGGAAATAGAACCCGTCCCTTTTAAAGCAGCCATTAACCTTGCACAAAACCGGAAATACCTTCGTTTTGCCTTACCTCCCTTGATGCTACTATTTATTTTGTTGTTCGCTGCACCGAGCATGATCAAAGACAGTACGCGTCGACTGATTAAGAATGGTCAAAAGTTCGAAAGGCCTGCACCATTTCACTTTATAGTAGAGGAAGAAGACCTTTCAGTGGTTCAATATGAAGATTTCCCACTAACTGTGAAAATAGAGGGAGAGCAATTGCCAAATGAGGTGTTTATAACCGTAGAGGGTATTCAGCATCGCCTCATTAAAGAGGAAAATGATGTCTTTTCTTACCGGTTTAATAATGTTCAAAAGGATACCAAATTCCAATTGTACTCCAGCGGGGTAGAATCGGATAAATTCACCTTGGGCGTCATGAAAAAGCCCAATATCCTGGGCTTCGAAGTAAAATTGGATTACCCTGCATATACCCAGCGGAAAGACGAAGACCTGAATAGCATAGGTGACCTGGTGGTACCTGCTGGCACCAATATAGACTGGGTCTTTAATGCAGAGAATACAGATAATATTAATCTCGCTTTTTCTGGTGACGGCACCACTTCGGAAACCAAACGTTTCTCCGATGATCTCTTTACCTTCAAAAAGCGGGCCCTCAAGAGCGAATCCTATAAGTTATATGTTTCCAATAAGGCTTTGCCTAATGCGGACTCTATTAACTATGCCATTACGGTTATTCCAGATTTGTATCCTACTATTGGAGCAGAAAAATTTCAAGATAGTACCGATCGCAAATTGGTCTTTTTCGTAGGAGAAGCCGCTGATGATTATGGCTTGGTAAGTTTATCTTTTAACTACCGGATCAGTAAAGAAGATGGGACTGAAGGAACCTTGCAAACCATTTCGATGGGACAGCCCAACAACAAAGAGATTCGCTATGATTATACCTTTGATATGAATGAATTGGACTTAAAGCCAGGTGATGAGGTTACTTATTATTTCGAAGTATATGATAATGATGGGGTGAATGGCAATAAACCAGCAAGAACCAACTTGATGCAATTCTCGATGCCTACCATAGATGAATATGAGGCGATGGCAGAGAAAAACGATGAAGCTGTTAAGAAAGATTTGAAGCAAGCGCTCGAAGAGTCCAAAAAAATCCAGGACGAGATGAAAAAAATGCGGGAAAAACTCCTGCAAGAAAAAGACCTGGACTGGCAAAGTAGAAAAGAGTTGGAAAAATTGATGCAACGCCAGGAAGACCTTGAAAAAAATGTAGAACAAGCAAAAGAAAAATTCCAGGAGAACCTCAAAAACCAAGAAGAATTTTCCGAGAAGGATGAGCGGATTATGGAAAAACAACAACAATTGGAGGAGTTGTTTGAGCAGGTAATGAACGAAGAGATGAAGGAACTAATGGAACAAATCGAAGAAATGCTTCAGCAACTGGAAAAAGAAGATGCGCTGGAGATGATGGAAGATATGGAGTTCTCTGATGAAGAAATGGAGAAAGAATTGGATCGTCTGCTTGAATTGTACAAACAATTGGAAATGGAGCAGGAAATGCAGGAAACCATTGAAAAATTAGAAGAGCTGGCAGAAGAGCAAGAAAAATTGAGTGAAGAAACCAAAGAGACAGAAGAAAATAAAGAAAACTTATCCAAAGAGGAGCAAAAAGAAAAACAAGAGGACTTAAAAGAAAAACAGGAGGAACTCAATGAGGATTTTGAAAAGCTCGAAGAGAAGATGGACAAGATGCAAGAGAAAAATGAAGAGCTAGAAAATAAAAAAGAACTTGGTGAATTTGATGAGCAAATGGAGGATATCCAAGAGCAAATGGAAAATAGCCAAGAGCAACTCGAACAACAACAAAACAGCAAAGCCTCCGAATCTCAAAAAAGTGCCGCTGAGAAAATGCGTGAAATGGCCATGCAAATGGCTATGCAAATGCAGTCAGGCGAAATGGAGCAAATGCAGGAAGATATGGCTTCTTTACGCCAACTTCTTGAAAACCTGGTGGGGCTTTCTTTTGATCAGGAAGATTTGATGGAATCCTTCGGAACGGCAGATGTTAGCACCCCTCGCTATGTCGAATTGGTGCAAGATCAATTCAAATTACAAGATGATTTCAAATTAATAGAAGATAGTCTTCAGGCCTTAAGCAAACGCGTCTACCAAATTGAATCTTTTGTTACCGAAAAAGTAACTGAAATCAAAGGCAACATGCGCGAGTCGCTGGAAGAACTAGAAGAGCGACGCAAAGGCCCTGCAGGCGACCACCAGCAAAGGGCTATGAAAAATGTTAATGACTTGGCCTTAATGCTCAGTGAAGTCATGAATCAAATGCAACAGCAGATGTCAGGCATGATGGCTGGCAATCAGATGTGTAATAAACCCGGAGGTAAAGGAGGCAAAGAAGGCCAAAAACCCTCCGATCAGATGGGGCAAGGCCAGGAAGACCTCAAAAAGCAGATGCAGCAAATGATGCAGCAAATGAAAGAGGGCAAAGGTGCCTCTAGCAAAGATTTTGCTCAAATGGCGGCTAAACAAGCAGCCCTGCGGAAAGCACTCCAGGAAAAGGCCAGGGAAAAAGAAGGCCAAGGTAAAGGAGATAAACAACTGCAAGAGTTGATCGAACAAATGGATAAAGTCGAGACGGAATTGGTTAATAAAAAATTGACCAATGAAACCCTCTCTCGGGTCGAAGAAATTCAAACGCGACTACTCGAACATGAAAAAGCAGAAAGACAGCGCGAATACGAAGAAAAACGCAAAGCAGAAACAGCTCAAGCCACCGAAAGAAAAATACCCCCTTCTTTAGAAGAGTATATCAAAAAACGCCAGGCTGAGGTTGAAATGTATAAAACAGTTTCTCCTTCGTTGAAACCATATTACAAATACCTTGTAGAAGAATATTTCAAATCCTTGAAAGGAGCTACCGATAACTAG
- a CDS encoding ATP-binding protein, with protein sequence MGSRLIMLRLPSNPRNISMVESFVERVVQRYKITPDLYGNILISLTEAVNNAIIHGNHRDDSKTVEISLQKEKHSLSFRVSDEGRGFDYGNLPDPTSPDRIQEVGGRGVFLMHQLSDHLKYHNNGSTVELHFNI encoded by the coding sequence ATGGGTTCAAGACTGATTATGCTGAGACTACCTTCTAATCCTCGTAATATTTCAATGGTGGAGTCTTTTGTGGAGCGTGTTGTACAGCGGTATAAAATCACGCCCGATTTGTATGGCAATATTCTGATTAGCCTTACAGAAGCTGTGAATAATGCTATTATTCATGGCAATCACAGAGACGATTCCAAGACGGTTGAGATTTCCCTGCAAAAAGAAAAACATAGCTTATCCTTCCGCGTTTCTGACGAAGGAAGAGGTTTTGACTATGGTAATCTTCCCGATCCTACTAGCCCTGATCGTATCCAGGAAGTCGGCGGCCGTGGTGTTTTTTTAATGCATCAGCTTTCTGACCATCTCAAATACCATAACAACGGAAGCACAGTCGAGCTGCACTTTAATATTTGA
- the ybeY gene encoding rRNA maturation RNase YbeY: protein MEIPSIQEEEDEFDGPILFHQEDTDFELPMADVHAQWIQRLIQAEKASLSQLNFIFCSDEALLKINIEYLNHDTYTDIITFPYAKPPEIEGDIFISIDRVKENATHFGNSFEEELRRVMSHGVLHLCGYGDKTAEEKKQMRKKEAEAMQLF, encoded by the coding sequence ATGGAAATACCTTCAATCCAGGAAGAGGAGGATGAATTTGATGGACCAATCCTTTTCCACCAGGAAGATACGGACTTCGAACTCCCAATGGCAGACGTACATGCCCAATGGATTCAACGGCTTATCCAGGCTGAAAAAGCTAGCCTATCCCAACTCAATTTTATTTTCTGTAGTGACGAAGCCCTGCTGAAAATCAACATTGAATACCTCAATCACGATACTTACACTGATATCATAACTTTTCCTTATGCTAAACCGCCTGAGATAGAAGGCGATATCTTTATTAGCATTGATCGCGTAAAGGAGAATGCCACACATTTTGGCAATTCTTTCGAAGAAGAACTGCGACGCGTCATGAGCCATGGCGTACTTCATTTATGTGGTTACGGAGACAAAACGGCGGAAGAGAAAAAACAAATGCGAAAAAAAGAAGCGGAAGCAATGCAGCTTTTTTAA
- a CDS encoding nucleotide pyrophosphohydrolase — protein MTIREAQDTVDHWIKTIGIRYYNELTNTAILMEEVGEVARLMARLYGEQSFKTEEKALSANKDLPDEMADVLFVLICLANQTGIDLTEAFHRNLEKKSIRDKDRHANNEKLK, from the coding sequence ATGACTATACGCGAAGCCCAGGACACCGTCGACCATTGGATCAAAACCATCGGTATTCGTTATTATAATGAATTAACCAATACCGCCATTCTGATGGAAGAGGTCGGAGAAGTTGCCCGCCTGATGGCTCGCCTTTACGGCGAACAATCCTTTAAAACAGAAGAAAAAGCCTTATCTGCCAACAAAGACCTTCCTGATGAAATGGCCGATGTACTGTTTGTCCTCATTTGTTTAGCCAACCAGACGGGAATAGACCTGACCGAAGCCTTTCATCGGAACCTCGAAAAAAAATCTATCCGCGACAAAGACCGCCACGCCAATAACGAAAAACTGAAATAG
- a CDS encoding phosphoglyceromutase, with translation MNKLKLLLALFFVLGMVKTSYGQSLKTEHIFLITLDGLRWEELFGGAVDTLMNDTEYVSDTTALQSLFNASTAKERREKLLPWLWQVIGQQGQLYGNRWLNNKVDCSNSFWFSYPGYNEILVGYSDSRISSNDKVYNPNKTVLEWINEHPVFNGRVAAFGSWDVFPYIINDKRSRIPVNAGYRLAEGYNLTEKEQLLNQLQAEIPGHWSSVRMDAFTQHYALEYLKKKHPRLLYISYGETDDFAHDGRYDQYLKSAHQTDNWIEQLWQYAQSDPFYAGKTTFIITTDHGRGASPKAGWKSHGKAQAGSNAIWIAVLGPDTPALGEVTTNSQLWQNQIAKTLAAFLGFDYTNEKEVGDRIKTVMK, from the coding sequence ATGAATAAACTGAAATTACTACTTGCTTTATTCTTTGTTTTAGGAATGGTGAAAACCAGCTATGGTCAATCCCTCAAAACAGAGCATATTTTCCTCATCACTTTAGATGGCTTGCGGTGGGAAGAGTTGTTTGGAGGAGCCGTTGATACCTTGATGAATGACACTGAATATGTAAGCGATACAACAGCCCTACAGTCCCTTTTTAACGCCTCAACAGCTAAGGAAAGAAGAGAGAAGCTCCTGCCTTGGCTTTGGCAAGTCATTGGTCAGCAGGGACAATTATATGGCAACCGCTGGTTGAATAATAAAGTGGATTGTTCTAATTCTTTTTGGTTTTCTTATCCAGGATACAATGAAATTTTAGTAGGTTATTCCGACAGCCGTATTTCATCAAATGATAAAGTCTATAATCCCAATAAGACCGTGTTAGAATGGATCAACGAACATCCTGTTTTCAATGGTCGGGTAGCGGCCTTTGGATCATGGGATGTCTTTCCATATATTATTAATGACAAAAGGAGTAGGATTCCAGTAAATGCTGGGTATCGATTAGCAGAGGGCTATAATTTAACGGAAAAAGAGCAATTATTAAATCAGCTGCAAGCCGAAATTCCTGGCCATTGGTCATCGGTTCGCATGGATGCATTTACCCAGCATTATGCCCTGGAATACTTGAAAAAGAAGCACCCCAGACTTTTATACATTTCATATGGCGAAACCGATGATTTTGCCCATGACGGTCGTTATGATCAGTATCTTAAATCGGCCCACCAAACGGATAACTGGATAGAACAATTGTGGCAATATGCACAGTCTGACCCTTTCTATGCGGGCAAAACAACCTTTATTATTACCACAGATCACGGTCGTGGAGCCAGTCCAAAAGCAGGCTGGAAAAGCCATGGAAAAGCACAGGCGGGTTCTAATGCTATATGGATCGCGGTGTTAGGTCCCGATACGCCTGCTTTAGGTGAGGTTACAACCAATAGCCAACTTTGGCAAAATCAAATCGCCAAAACGCTTGCTGCATTTCTGGGATTTGACTATACGAATGAAAAGGAAGTCGGCGACCGAATTAAAACAGTCATGAAATAA
- a CDS encoding head GIN domain-containing protein, translated as MTSRLIKPSFAFSLVCLLFLSFPLQAQWNKGITGSGNIIEQNRNLSGFTGIKASSGVDVVIIQGNQDQVVVKADDNIADKITTKIDGDALIISVAQNTSIRNAKSFKVLVTVKNLKNLTASGGSDVFSEGTLSFESLNIKANGGSDIKMDLNTQDLICEIHGGSDAKLEGTTKYLIVEAFGGSDFEGKGLKAENGKLKVSGGSDAYIHVTGELSMEASGASDIHYMGNPKITYQRSSGGSDIYGN; from the coding sequence ATGACTTCAAGACTTATCAAGCCATCCTTTGCCTTTTCTTTAGTCTGCCTACTTTTTTTGAGTTTTCCTTTGCAAGCTCAATGGAATAAAGGGATAACAGGTAGTGGCAACATCATCGAACAAAATAGAAATCTTTCCGGCTTTACTGGAATAAAAGCAAGTAGTGGCGTGGATGTGGTCATCATTCAAGGTAACCAGGATCAAGTCGTCGTAAAAGCGGATGACAACATAGCCGATAAAATCACAACTAAAATAGATGGTGATGCCCTTATCATAAGTGTAGCGCAGAACACCTCTATCCGAAATGCAAAGTCTTTTAAAGTGTTGGTCACTGTCAAAAATCTGAAAAACTTGACAGCATCTGGCGGTTCCGATGTTTTTTCTGAAGGAACTTTATCTTTTGAATCTTTAAACATCAAGGCCAATGGTGGAAGTGACATCAAAATGGACTTGAATACCCAAGATTTAATCTGCGAAATCCATGGTGGTTCTGATGCTAAATTGGAAGGTACAACCAAATACCTAATAGTTGAAGCTTTTGGTGGCAGTGATTTCGAGGGGAAAGGGCTAAAAGCTGAAAATGGTAAACTAAAAGTTAGTGGCGGCTCAGATGCTTACATTCATGTTACAGGTGAGTTGTCTATGGAAGCTTCTGGCGCCAGTGATATCCACTACATGGGTAACCCTAAAATTACTTATCAAAGGTCTTCTGGCGGGTCGGATATTTATGGGAATTAA
- a CDS encoding GNAT family N-acetyltransferase: protein MELIRYQTTDAFLAVNLGFLEEHEATNNLLLGLAFGIQRGEFPEQDSLLLSVQENGKPIFCAVQTPSRSLVIFGKEKAAKFVPEWLWPFCREKNRVIPGVIGPRDLATTFAKAWEANTSYTYAVEMQQRVFELKQVEKIVFSEGHFRKAAKKDIPIAAEWLAAFHIEAIKEDIKTQAFQKAQELIEAQRLFLWENGEIVSMAASARPTRNGMTVNAVFTPQKHRKKGYATSCVASLSQHLLDQGHQFCALFTDAANPTSNKIYQEIGYREVAKFQSIVFTTMSIK from the coding sequence ATGGAGCTAATACGATATCAAACCACTGATGCTTTTCTGGCTGTCAACCTGGGCTTTTTGGAAGAACATGAAGCCACCAACAATCTTTTATTAGGCTTAGCTTTTGGCATTCAAAGGGGTGAATTCCCCGAACAAGATAGCCTGTTGCTAAGTGTACAGGAGAATGGCAAGCCTATTTTTTGTGCGGTACAAACGCCCAGTCGCAGTTTAGTTATTTTCGGTAAAGAGAAGGCTGCAAAATTTGTCCCCGAATGGCTCTGGCCTTTTTGTCGGGAAAAAAACCGAGTCATCCCCGGGGTGATAGGCCCCCGGGATTTAGCCACCACTTTTGCCAAAGCGTGGGAGGCTAACACTTCTTATACTTATGCTGTTGAAATGCAACAGCGTGTTTTTGAGTTAAAGCAGGTAGAAAAAATTGTTTTTTCAGAAGGGCATTTTCGAAAGGCGGCAAAGAAAGATATTCCTATCGCTGCCGAATGGTTGGCCGCTTTCCACATTGAAGCAATTAAGGAAGATATTAAAACCCAAGCTTTCCAAAAAGCACAGGAATTGATTGAGGCGCAGCGCCTTTTCCTCTGGGAAAATGGCGAGATCGTCAGTATGGCAGCCTCCGCACGCCCCACCCGGAACGGCATGACCGTGAATGCGGTTTTCACACCTCAAAAACACAGAAAAAAAGGTTATGCAACAAGCTGCGTGGCTAGTTTGAGTCAACATTTGCTAGACCAAGGGCACCAATTCTGCGCCCTCTTCACCGACGCCGCCAACCCAACCTCTAATAAAATTTACCAGGAGATTGGGTATCGGGAGGTGGCGAAGTTTCAGTCGATTGTGTTTACTACAATGTCCATTAAGTAA
- a CDS encoding NAD(P)-dependent oxidoreductase: protein MKVFITGATGILGKRVTQSLAKLNYEVIGLARSQKNVEQLTHMGAEPRAGDLFKPQQLQEITADCNAILHLATKIPANATPKEKDWEMNNRIRTEGTQNLIKAAETNGIDTFIQQSIIFMYGHQHGANIYSHTPLPENCTAAMLPNVQMEELLTQHPTLSYIILRFGFFYSADSIQTQGMLDGCRNGKFPIIGKGDNYWNMIHADDAASAVVHALQNAPKLARTTFNITDFSPVRYSDLIKAMAKATGGKTPKQIPTWLARLFIRKSMLDFLMNDYKIQPAPDFGDWKPSYASFEEGLKAVLAKRGTI, encoded by the coding sequence ATGAAAGTATTTATCACTGGAGCAACCGGTATTTTAGGTAAGCGAGTAACACAATCCCTGGCGAAGCTCAATTATGAAGTCATTGGGCTGGCACGTTCTCAAAAAAATGTAGAACAACTGACCCATATGGGCGCTGAACCCCGAGCAGGCGATCTTTTCAAACCACAACAGCTACAAGAGATAACAGCCGACTGTAACGCCATCCTACACCTGGCTACCAAAATTCCTGCCAATGCTACGCCCAAAGAGAAAGATTGGGAGATGAACAATCGAATCCGGACAGAAGGTACTCAAAACCTCATAAAAGCAGCCGAAACGAATGGCATTGATACGTTTATTCAGCAAAGCATCATTTTTATGTATGGCCATCAGCATGGTGCAAACATTTATAGCCATACTCCTTTGCCGGAAAATTGCACGGCGGCTATGCTCCCTAATGTACAAATGGAGGAGCTCCTTACTCAACACCCTACGCTTTCCTATATTATTCTTCGCTTTGGCTTTTTCTATTCCGCCGATTCTATTCAGACCCAAGGTATGTTGGATGGATGCCGAAATGGAAAATTTCCGATTATAGGTAAAGGAGATAATTACTGGAATATGATCCACGCTGATGATGCGGCCAGTGCAGTGGTACATGCTTTACAAAATGCACCTAAACTGGCTAGAACAACCTTTAATATCACAGATTTTTCGCCAGTTAGATACAGCGATTTGATCAAAGCAATGGCTAAAGCAACGGGAGGGAAAACACCCAAACAGATCCCCACTTGGCTAGCTCGATTATTTATAAGGAAGTCGATGCTTGATTTCTTGATGAATGATTATAAAATCCAACCTGCGCCTGATTTTGGAGATTGGAAACCAAGCTATGCTTCTTTTGAGGAAGGGTTGAAAGCTGTGTTGGCGAAGCGGGGAACTATATAA
- a CDS encoding sigma-70 family RNA polymerase sigma factor codes for MPNSQIPYQSLIFSLAYNMLGSYASAQDILQDMQLKFLENQFPIDAPKSYYLKATVNHCLNIAKKQNRTTYPGPWLPEPFINGPASIETVDLLHYELASLIESLPPIERAIFVLKEAMGFSHKEIAEALELSEKNTRQLFSRSKKKIQSDTNSASPSKQAKQLAEQLIRYILEGNVDALVQLFSEDIKVISDGGGKVHTAKLPVVGREKVAKFLVKISRLSPFVPEVKFTKVLSQTALAFFQGEKCLLVWVLSTREDTAQISRIFAIVNPDKLTFM; via the coding sequence ATGCCGAATAGCCAAATTCCTTACCAGTCCCTGATTTTTTCGCTTGCCTATAATATGCTTGGTAGCTATGCCAGTGCACAGGATATATTGCAAGACATGCAACTTAAATTCCTAGAAAACCAATTCCCGATTGATGCACCAAAATCCTATTATTTGAAAGCGACTGTGAACCATTGCCTGAATATAGCCAAAAAACAAAATCGTACCACCTATCCTGGCCCATGGCTACCAGAGCCCTTCATTAACGGTCCAGCCAGTATAGAAACAGTGGATTTGCTCCATTATGAATTAGCTAGTTTAATAGAAAGCCTGCCGCCCATTGAACGTGCCATTTTTGTATTAAAAGAGGCCATGGGATTTAGCCATAAGGAAATAGCCGAGGCACTGGAGTTGTCGGAAAAGAATACGCGCCAGCTTTTTTCCCGGAGTAAAAAAAAGATACAATCAGATACAAACAGTGCTTCTCCGTCGAAACAAGCTAAGCAATTGGCCGAACAGCTTATTCGCTATATTTTGGAAGGTAATGTAGATGCTTTAGTACAATTGTTTAGTGAAGACATTAAAGTGATAAGTGATGGCGGAGGAAAAGTGCATACGGCTAAGCTACCTGTTGTTGGTCGAGAAAAAGTTGCCAAATTTTTGGTTAAAATTTCCCGTCTGTCCCCATTTGTACCGGAAGTCAAATTTACTAAGGTTTTATCGCAAACAGCCCTTGCCTTTTTTCAAGGAGAGAAGTGTCTCTTGGTTTGGGTTCTTTCCACTAGGGAGGATACGGCTCAAATTAGTCGTATTTTTGCGATTGTCAATCCAGATAAATTAACTTTTATGTGA
- a CDS encoding acetyl-CoA C-acyltransferase, whose product MKEAVIVSTARTGIGKAYRGVFNNTNSPTLGGWAIREAVARAGIDPAEVDDVIMGCALPQGSSSPNIGRLTALAGGLPVTVSGMTIDRQCSSGMMAIATAAKQILHDGMKVVIGGGLDSISLVQNEHMNTYRMLDRSLIARHKDVYMPMLQTAEIVAKRYGISREAQDEYGFQSQQRTAAAQVAGKFDQEIVPVTATMGVMDKVTKEISFHEVTLSKDEGNRPDTTLEGLSGLRLVNEGGTITAGNASQLSDAASACVLMDSQLAEQRGLEPLGAYRGIAVAGCEPDEMGIGPVFAVPKLLKQHGLTVDDIGLWELNEAFAVQVIYCRDQLGIPNDLLNVNGGAISIGHPYGMTGSRMVGHALIEGKRRGAKYVVCTMCVGGGMGAAGLFEVY is encoded by the coding sequence ATGAAAGAGGCTGTAATTGTTTCCACCGCTCGAACGGGTATCGGCAAAGCATACCGTGGTGTGTTTAATAATACGAATTCGCCTACTTTGGGTGGATGGGCTATCCGTGAGGCGGTTGCCCGCGCTGGTATAGATCCAGCAGAGGTGGACGATGTCATTATGGGCTGTGCTTTACCGCAAGGCAGCAGCAGCCCGAATATTGGCCGATTGACAGCCTTGGCGGGAGGCTTACCAGTAACGGTCTCTGGCATGACCATCGATCGCCAGTGTTCTTCTGGGATGATGGCAATTGCTACGGCTGCCAAGCAAATCTTGCATGATGGAATGAAGGTAGTAATTGGCGGTGGACTGGACTCCATTAGTCTCGTCCAAAATGAACATATGAACACCTATCGAATGTTGGATCGAAGCTTGATTGCCAGGCACAAGGATGTTTATATGCCTATGTTGCAAACGGCCGAAATTGTGGCCAAACGCTATGGAATTAGCCGGGAAGCGCAAGATGAATATGGTTTTCAAAGCCAGCAAAGAACAGCTGCAGCTCAGGTTGCCGGAAAATTTGACCAGGAAATTGTCCCCGTTACGGCAACGATGGGCGTCATGGATAAAGTGACCAAAGAAATTAGTTTTCATGAAGTTACGCTTTCTAAAGATGAGGGTAATCGACCAGATACTACACTGGAAGGCTTAAGCGGTTTGCGGTTGGTCAACGAGGGCGGGACCATTACAGCAGGGAATGCCAGCCAACTCTCTGATGCCGCTTCTGCTTGTGTACTGATGGATAGCCAATTGGCTGAGCAAAGAGGCTTGGAACCCCTAGGTGCTTACCGTGGCATAGCCGTGGCGGGCTGCGAGCCTGATGAAATGGGCATCGGCCCTGTTTTTGCAGTGCCTAAATTGCTCAAACAGCATGGCCTTACGGTAGATGATATTGGGTTGTGGGAGTTGAATGAGGCCTTTGCAGTGCAAGTCATCTATTGCCGAGATCAGTTAGGTATTCCGAATGATTTATTGAATGTAAATGGTGGGGCGATTTCTATCGGCCATCCTTATGGCATGACAGGTTCCCGTATGGTCGGTCACGCCCTCATTGAAGGCAAACGCCGTGGGGCCAAATATGTCGTTTGTACCATGTGTGTTGGTGGCGGAATGGGTGCTGCCGGACTCTTTGAGGTTTATTAA